A stretch of Amycolatopsis balhimycina FH 1894 DNA encodes these proteins:
- a CDS encoding response regulator transcription factor, whose product MIRVQVVDDHALVREGIALIQGARPDLDVVGQYASGPELLGSSVEADVVLLDLYLPGMDGLEVLRRLGPASPRVLGDGLSNKDIAARLRLAERTVKVHVGNVLAKLGVTSRTQAALVARDR is encoded by the coding sequence ATGATCCGGGTTCAGGTCGTCGACGACCACGCGCTGGTGCGCGAGGGGATCGCGCTGATCCAGGGCGCGCGGCCGGACCTCGACGTCGTCGGGCAGTACGCGAGCGGGCCGGAGCTGCTCGGCTCGTCCGTCGAGGCCGATGTCGTGCTGCTCGACCTCTACCTGCCCGGGATGGACGGCCTCGAAGTCCTGCGCCGGCTCGGGCCCGCGTCGCCGCGGGTGCTCGGCGACGGACTGTCCAATAAGGACATCGCGGCCCGGCTCCGGCTGGCCGAGCGGACGGTGAAGGTGCACGTCGGCAACGTGCTGGCCAAGCTCGGCGTCACCAGCCGCACCCAGGCGGCGCTCGTGGCCAGGGACCGCTGA
- a CDS encoding phosphotransferase, with amino-acid sequence MEWLASWCAEHLGAAPTAVLFERRSLSAVAGLRLADGREVVVKAREDEGRAAACVTAQGRLAERGFPCPRPLTPVIAVGALAVHAEEFRPGGAPLPGDTPDVAVRCAEVFTRLMAGLTGVTVPPPLPNPRWARWDHADPGLWPSIGFLDERDQSVVPEYVVETATRARKRLLAAELPCVLGHADFEAQNLRWRDGEIRSVDDWDSLAWQPEAALVGAACGTFASVSPPTLAPIESSAAFLTTYQDLRGRRFTDEELEVAWAASLWPALHNARWEALHGDRPVCGEAIRAQAAERLRRANA; translated from the coding sequence GTGGAGTGGCTCGCGTCGTGGTGCGCGGAGCACCTGGGCGCCGCGCCCACGGCCGTGCTGTTCGAACGGCGGTCGCTGTCGGCGGTGGCCGGGCTGCGGCTGGCCGACGGGCGGGAGGTGGTCGTGAAGGCGCGCGAGGACGAGGGCCGCGCCGCGGCGTGCGTCACCGCGCAGGGCCGGTTGGCGGAACGGGGGTTCCCGTGCCCACGGCCGCTCACCCCCGTGATCGCCGTCGGCGCGCTGGCCGTGCACGCCGAGGAGTTCCGCCCCGGCGGAGCCCCGCTGCCGGGCGACACCCCGGACGTCGCCGTGCGCTGCGCGGAGGTCTTCACCCGCCTGATGGCCGGACTGACCGGCGTGACCGTCCCGCCGCCGCTGCCGAACCCGCGCTGGGCCCGGTGGGACCACGCGGATCCGGGACTGTGGCCGTCGATCGGCTTCCTCGACGAACGGGACCAGAGCGTCGTGCCCGAGTACGTCGTCGAGACGGCGACGCGGGCACGAAAGCGACTGCTGGCGGCGGAACTGCCGTGCGTGCTGGGCCACGCCGACTTCGAAGCCCAGAACCTCCGCTGGCGCGACGGCGAGATCCGGTCGGTGGACGACTGGGACAGCCTGGCGTGGCAGCCGGAAGCGGCGCTGGTGGGAGCGGCGTGCGGGACGTTCGCCAGTGTCTCGCCGCCGACGCTGGCGCCGATCGAGAGTTCGGCCGCGTTCCTGACGACGTACCAGGACCTGCGCGGACGCCGGTTCACCGACGAGGAACTGGAGGTCGCGTGGGCGGCCAGTCTGTGGCCCGCCCTGCACAACGCTCGCTGGGAAGCCCTCCACGGCGACCGCCCGGTGTGCGGAGAGGCCATCCGCGCCCAGGCGGCCGAACGACTTCGCCGGGCGAACGCTTGA
- a CDS encoding right-handed parallel beta-helix repeat-containing protein — MSNQWKLLSLGVFAALTATTATTVTAVTATEAAAAPTTYYVDQALGNDNAAGTQAAPWKSLAKVAATELKAGETVLLRRGRTWTGGLSVKGSGSASAPVKIGAYGDGARPVVQGNDEACVNLPGNYVWVQDLQVGVAADAGRCSWAGVEVGGDHDKVLSNYITGAGAGVYIAPSADGTEVTQNDLVDNNHMTRVTPGGSDDSGAFGILVQGNGSDIGWNRISGSIAVSDDFGGLDGAAVELFYGSDNVIHHNISEDNESFTELGTYSDDPDGVSRNNVYEYNAVFGAKTRGGIVTRDAGDQNGPVTGTIFRNNSIRLSNAESEGFVCYGGCTNQTLKLTQNVIQAAMKVGYADTGWTATDHNVFYGGQRQFTPGATDKVADPKFTSATNLVLTTGSPAIGLGRTKYADTDVDGNAVGTRIDAGAYQFTG; from the coding sequence ATGTCGAACCAGTGGAAACTGCTCTCGCTCGGCGTGTTCGCCGCCCTCACGGCCACCACAGCCACCACGGTCACCGCGGTCACCGCGACCGAGGCCGCCGCGGCGCCGACCACCTACTACGTCGACCAGGCCCTCGGCAACGACAACGCGGCCGGGACGCAGGCCGCGCCGTGGAAGTCCCTCGCCAAGGTCGCCGCGACGGAACTGAAGGCCGGGGAAACCGTGCTGCTGCGCCGCGGCCGGACCTGGACCGGCGGGCTATCGGTCAAGGGATCGGGCAGCGCGTCGGCGCCGGTGAAGATCGGCGCCTACGGCGACGGCGCCCGTCCGGTCGTGCAGGGCAACGACGAAGCCTGCGTCAACCTACCCGGCAACTACGTCTGGGTGCAGGACCTTCAGGTCGGCGTCGCGGCCGACGCCGGGCGCTGCTCCTGGGCCGGCGTCGAGGTCGGCGGCGACCACGACAAGGTGCTCTCGAACTACATCACCGGTGCCGGCGCGGGCGTCTACATCGCGCCGTCGGCCGACGGCACCGAGGTCACGCAGAACGACCTCGTCGACAACAACCACATGACCAGGGTGACCCCGGGCGGCAGCGACGACTCGGGCGCGTTCGGGATCCTGGTGCAGGGCAACGGGTCCGACATCGGCTGGAACCGGATCAGCGGGTCGATCGCGGTGAGCGACGACTTCGGCGGGCTGGACGGCGCGGCCGTCGAGCTCTTCTACGGCTCGGACAACGTCATCCACCACAACATTTCCGAGGACAACGAGTCCTTCACCGAGCTGGGCACCTACTCCGACGACCCGGACGGCGTGTCCCGCAACAACGTCTACGAGTACAACGCCGTCTTCGGTGCCAAGACCCGCGGCGGCATCGTGACGCGCGACGCCGGCGACCAGAACGGCCCGGTGACCGGCACGATCTTCCGCAACAACTCCATCCGGCTGAGCAACGCCGAGTCCGAGGGCTTCGTCTGCTACGGCGGCTGCACGAACCAGACGCTGAAGCTCACGCAGAACGTCATCCAGGCCGCCATGAAGGTCGGGTACGCCGACACCGGCTGGACCGCGACCGACCACAACGTCTTCTACGGCGGTCAGCGGCAGTTCACCCCGGGCGCCACGGACAAGGTCGCGGACCCGAAGTTCACCTCGGCCACCAACCTCGTCCTCACCACCGGCAGCCCGGCGATCGGCCTCGGCAGGACGAAGTACGCGGACACCGACGTCGACGGCAACGCCGTCGGCACCCGGATCGACGCGGGCGCCTACCAGTTCACCGGCTGA
- a CDS encoding VOC family protein — MERVLGIGGYFIRASDPAALGAWYRDCLGLDTDENGVWRPEAGPTVFAPFEAETDYFGSPSQRTMLNFRVRDLDAMLTQLRAQGADVAAETQEMDGVGRFGWVTDPEGNRIELWQPA; from the coding sequence ATGGAACGCGTGCTCGGAATCGGCGGGTACTTCATCCGCGCGTCGGACCCGGCGGCCCTGGGCGCCTGGTACCGCGACTGCCTCGGCCTCGACACCGACGAAAACGGCGTGTGGCGCCCGGAGGCGGGCCCCACCGTCTTCGCGCCGTTCGAGGCGGAGACGGACTACTTCGGTTCGCCGTCCCAGCGGACCATGCTCAACTTCCGGGTCCGGGACCTGGACGCCATGCTCACCCAGTTGCGCGCCCAAGGCGCCGACGTCGCCGCCGAAACCCAGGAGATGGACGGCGTCGGCCGCTTCGGCTGGGTCACCGACCCCGAAGGCAACCGCATCGAGCTCTGGCAACCCGCCTGA
- a CDS encoding peptidylprolyl isomerase, with protein MSEPGGPGQRPEEQWPPYSYPQQHQYPPWQAPVPPKKASPAAVVLVSGSVVVVILMALAFLAWGYPGFLRDPDVKTLPGISPSGQATLASPTSTVTSPSSPVALPGGRAPMPKRTKPLANPVTCAFTPDSGSPAPKKAALPPDGPAPSSGTVEVRLATSAGDIGLTLDRALAPCTVVNFLSLAGQGFYDGTSCHRLSVTAGLQMLQCGDPVGDGTGGPGYAIRDEVFPELTYGRGMLAMAKTNQPDSGGSQFFLVYGEINIPPEYTVFGSIDEPGLEVVDKVARGGIDQSKPGIGDGSGPPKIPVKLTHVTTS; from the coding sequence ATGAGCGAGCCGGGGGGACCGGGGCAGCGGCCCGAGGAGCAGTGGCCGCCGTACTCGTACCCGCAGCAACACCAGTATCCGCCGTGGCAGGCGCCGGTGCCGCCGAAGAAGGCGTCACCGGCCGCCGTGGTGCTGGTCAGCGGGTCGGTCGTGGTCGTCATCCTGATGGCGCTGGCGTTCCTGGCCTGGGGCTACCCCGGTTTTCTGCGCGATCCCGACGTGAAGACGCTGCCCGGGATCTCGCCGAGCGGCCAGGCGACGCTCGCGTCGCCCACGTCGACGGTCACGTCCCCGAGCTCCCCGGTGGCGCTCCCGGGCGGCCGGGCCCCGATGCCGAAGCGGACGAAGCCGCTGGCCAACCCGGTGACCTGCGCGTTCACGCCGGACTCCGGCTCGCCGGCGCCGAAGAAGGCCGCGTTGCCACCCGACGGCCCGGCCCCGTCTTCGGGGACGGTCGAAGTGCGGCTGGCGACGAGCGCGGGTGACATCGGGCTGACGCTGGACCGCGCGCTGGCGCCGTGCACGGTCGTGAACTTCCTGAGCCTGGCCGGGCAGGGCTTTTACGACGGCACGTCGTGTCACCGGCTGTCCGTGACGGCCGGGCTGCAGATGCTCCAGTGCGGCGACCCGGTGGGCGACGGCACCGGCGGCCCCGGCTACGCGATCCGCGACGAGGTGTTCCCCGAGCTGACGTACGGCCGCGGCATGCTCGCCATGGCGAAGACGAACCAGCCGGACTCGGGCGGCTCCCAGTTCTTCCTGGTCTACGGCGAGATCAATATCCCACCCGAGTACACGGTGTTCGGCAGCATCGACGAACCCGGCCTCGAGGTCGTCGACAAGGTCGCCCGCGGCGGCATCGACCAGTCCAAGCCGGGCATCGGCGACGGCAGCGGCCCCCCGAAGATCCCGGTGAAGCTCACCCACGTCACCACGTCGTGA
- a CDS encoding glycosyl hydrolase family 95 catalytic domain-containing protein — MDITRRTVLGGALAGLAVGAAGVTPAFADVPGSDDFGWAGFVGTADLYWRRLPKTWYEGPFLGNGFLGSGIYAEPGQNAIRFNVQHSQVQDHRPEFGSLFGLARLPIGYFTLEPVGAITAIDWRMDLWNAELTGTITTAAGSLSLRAIVHTGQSLLAVEIRPSEGERGFKWVFHPAAAVSPRADPVWNKPPPAGYTANPPVQLSGSGDARLAVQPLLAGGEHVTAWREVTRGGARTLYTSVAWSHPDKTSAARALGTVRRAGEFGALTQDHRRWWHDYYRRSFLSIPDTRLQSFYWIQLYKVASAARREAPVMATSGPWLENTPWPATWWNLNVQLEYWLIHGSNHLELDAVGYALGKYRGNLVSQVASPYQADSAGIPRTTDMTLLNGVSNATSGFPVGIPGQATPTPEVGNLTWALHNVWLSYRHTMDRKLLRDTLVPLLRRAINYYLHFLAPGPDGKLHLPPTFSPEYGVNAPDCNYDLSLIRWGCKTLLQHTPGDPLAAQWRNVLATLVDYPADVNGYMIGAGVPFAKSHRHYSHLLQIYPLYDVTWEQPEHRQIIETSLNHWVGFEGALQGYTFTGAASISAQMLRGDQAAFYLGELQRRYIQPNTMYKESGPVIETPLSAAKSLQDMLVQSWDGVLRLFPAVPSAWGDVALRDFRTEGAFLLSASRAGGKTRWLKVHSEAGAPCVLRPGIDGELAVTDARGRARRWRRLANGDVQVELGCGEDAFVYRKGDKPDFGVRPVTPGGPSDPWGLP; from the coding sequence ATGGACATCACCCGCAGAACCGTGCTCGGTGGGGCGCTCGCCGGGCTGGCCGTGGGCGCGGCGGGCGTCACCCCCGCCTTCGCGGACGTGCCCGGCAGCGACGACTTCGGCTGGGCCGGGTTCGTGGGCACCGCGGACCTGTACTGGCGGCGGCTGCCGAAGACCTGGTACGAGGGACCATTCCTGGGCAACGGGTTCCTCGGCTCGGGCATCTACGCCGAGCCGGGGCAGAACGCCATCCGGTTCAACGTCCAGCACAGCCAGGTGCAGGACCACCGGCCGGAGTTCGGCTCGCTGTTCGGCCTGGCCCGGCTGCCGATCGGGTACTTCACGCTCGAACCGGTCGGCGCGATCACCGCGATCGACTGGCGGATGGACCTCTGGAACGCCGAGCTGACCGGCACGATCACGACCGCGGCGGGCAGCCTGAGCCTGCGCGCGATTGTCCACACGGGACAGTCGTTGCTCGCCGTCGAAATCCGGCCGTCCGAAGGCGAACGCGGGTTCAAGTGGGTGTTCCACCCGGCGGCCGCGGTCAGCCCGCGCGCCGACCCGGTGTGGAACAAGCCGCCGCCGGCGGGGTACACCGCGAACCCGCCGGTCCAGCTGTCCGGGAGCGGTGACGCCCGGCTGGCCGTGCAGCCGCTGCTGGCCGGTGGCGAGCACGTCACAGCCTGGCGGGAGGTCACGCGCGGTGGCGCGCGGACGCTGTACACGTCGGTGGCGTGGTCGCACCCGGACAAGACGTCGGCGGCACGGGCCTTGGGCACGGTCCGGCGGGCCGGGGAGTTCGGCGCGCTGACCCAGGACCACCGGCGCTGGTGGCACGACTACTACCGGCGGAGCTTCCTGTCCATTCCGGACACCCGGCTGCAGAGCTTTTACTGGATCCAGCTGTACAAGGTCGCGTCCGCGGCCCGGCGGGAGGCGCCGGTGATGGCGACCTCCGGGCCGTGGCTCGAGAACACGCCGTGGCCGGCGACGTGGTGGAACCTCAACGTCCAGCTCGAATACTGGCTGATCCACGGCTCCAACCACCTGGAGCTGGACGCCGTCGGCTACGCGCTCGGCAAGTACCGCGGCAACCTCGTCAGCCAGGTCGCTTCGCCGTACCAGGCCGACTCCGCGGGCATCCCGCGCACGACCGACATGACCCTGCTCAACGGCGTCTCGAACGCCACCAGCGGGTTCCCCGTCGGCATCCCGGGGCAAGCCACGCCCACCCCGGAGGTCGGCAACCTGACCTGGGCACTGCACAACGTCTGGCTGTCCTACCGGCACACGATGGACCGGAAGCTGCTGCGGGACACGCTGGTCCCGTTGCTGCGCCGGGCGATCAACTACTACCTGCACTTCCTCGCGCCGGGCCCGGACGGGAAACTGCACCTGCCGCCGACGTTCTCGCCCGAATACGGCGTCAACGCCCCGGACTGCAACTACGACCTGTCGCTGATCCGCTGGGGCTGCAAGACGCTGCTGCAGCACACGCCCGGCGATCCGCTGGCGGCGCAGTGGCGGAACGTCCTGGCGACGCTGGTGGACTACCCGGCCGACGTCAACGGCTACATGATCGGCGCCGGGGTGCCGTTCGCGAAGTCGCACCGGCACTACTCGCACCTGCTGCAGATCTACCCGCTCTACGACGTCACCTGGGAACAGCCGGAGCACCGGCAGATCATCGAGACGTCGCTGAACCACTGGGTCGGCTTCGAGGGCGCGCTCCAGGGCTACACGTTCACCGGGGCCGCGTCGATCTCGGCGCAGATGCTGCGCGGCGACCAGGCCGCGTTCTACCTCGGCGAGCTGCAGCGGCGGTACATCCAGCCGAACACGATGTACAAGGAGTCCGGGCCGGTCATCGAGACGCCGCTTTCGGCGGCCAAGTCCCTGCAGGACATGCTGGTGCAGAGCTGGGACGGCGTGCTCCGGCTGTTCCCCGCGGTGCCGTCGGCGTGGGGCGACGTCGCGCTGCGGGACTTCCGCACGGAAGGCGCGTTCCTGCTCAGCGCGTCGAGGGCCGGCGGGAAGACGCGGTGGCTGAAGGTGCACAGCGAAGCCGGGGCGCCGTGCGTGCTGCGGCCGGGCATCGACGGCGAGCTCGCGGTGACCGACGCGCGCGGCCGGGCGCGCCGCTGGCGACGGCTGGCCAACGGGGACGTCCAGGTCGAGCTCGGGTGCGGAGAGGACGCGTTCGTGTACCGGAAGGGTGACAAACCGGACTTCGGCGTCCGGCCGGTCACGCCGGGTGGGCCGAGCGACCCCTGGGGATTGCCGTAG
- a CDS encoding glycosyl hydrolase family 95 catalytic domain-containing protein: MDAVSRRTVLRSASVVAGAAAFGGLWARAAPPALAAGGNPHRDVAADARMVWRRLPKNWQEGPFLANGYLGAQVYAGKTPETLKIMLSHTQVQDQRIQWEAGIGLSRLPIGFLTLTLAGAVTAVDWTLDLYNAELGGTITTTQGSVAFSAVVHNDLGVLLVSLTPSAGETSAAWAFQPLESATTRTVRKPPEYVANPAPEAGAGYCAQPMLAGGGYTTAWRERAVGGRRLLAAAVAYSFPGTTHTADALNAVRKALAANPDVLLARHRRWWNDYHRRSFVSVPDKQVQRFYWIQLYKIAAATRADGPVVSEWGPWFPEVGNSWTAVWWNLNVQVTYPIVNSSNHPELDAVTETFRRDHANLEVSVPPAYRDGDTYALSHPGDWRLRPGGTRSVGVPGTTSKTDQTGNLLWGLHNVWLAYRHHLDKRMLRDVLYPTLAKALNFYRHFLVTGPDGFLHLPLTRSPEYADAPDCTYDLSLIRWAARTLVDSARILCLDEPRVPIWQEIGAKLVPYHEDPADGVLIGDGVPLAASHRHFSHLLWLYPLREKVWDRAGDRDIMTRTFKHWIADQTAWHGYSYAAASSMSSVMDAPEEALRYLKFFLDRNVVADTELTANTMYREGANFAIESPITAAQSVVDMLMQGSGGVLKVFPSVSATWRDASISGLRAEGAFLVDASRRDGRTEFVRVHSEAGAPLVLQHGVGGDVDVRDEYGRQLPWRAAGPGRIEIGLRRGGTAVVTPRGSRPGFAPRDVPALGPAPAWGLPS, translated from the coding sequence ATGGACGCAGTGTCCCGGCGGACGGTGCTCCGTTCTGCCTCGGTCGTGGCCGGGGCCGCCGCCTTCGGGGGTCTGTGGGCCCGAGCCGCCCCACCCGCGCTCGCCGCCGGCGGGAACCCGCACCGGGACGTCGCCGCCGATGCCCGCATGGTCTGGCGGCGGCTGCCGAAGAACTGGCAGGAAGGCCCGTTCCTCGCCAACGGCTACCTCGGCGCCCAGGTCTACGCCGGGAAGACACCGGAAACCCTCAAGATCATGCTGAGCCACACCCAGGTGCAGGACCAGCGGATCCAGTGGGAGGCCGGCATCGGGCTGTCCCGGCTGCCGATCGGTTTCCTGACGCTCACCCTGGCCGGCGCGGTCACCGCCGTCGACTGGACGCTCGACCTGTACAACGCCGAACTGGGCGGCACCATCACCACCACGCAGGGCTCGGTCGCCTTCTCCGCCGTCGTGCACAACGACCTCGGCGTGCTGCTCGTTTCGCTGACGCCGAGCGCCGGCGAAACGAGCGCCGCGTGGGCGTTCCAGCCGCTGGAGTCGGCGACCACCCGGACCGTCCGCAAGCCGCCGGAGTACGTCGCCAACCCGGCGCCCGAAGCCGGGGCCGGGTACTGCGCCCAGCCGATGCTCGCCGGTGGCGGGTACACGACGGCCTGGCGGGAACGCGCGGTCGGCGGCCGGCGGCTGCTCGCGGCGGCCGTCGCCTACAGCTTCCCGGGCACGACACACACGGCGGACGCCCTGAACGCCGTCCGGAAAGCGCTTGCCGCGAACCCGGACGTCCTGCTCGCCCGCCACCGCCGCTGGTGGAACGACTACCACCGGCGCAGCTTCGTTTCGGTGCCGGACAAGCAGGTGCAGCGGTTCTACTGGATCCAGCTGTACAAGATCGCGGCCGCCACCCGCGCGGACGGGCCGGTCGTGTCCGAATGGGGGCCGTGGTTCCCCGAAGTCGGCAACAGCTGGACCGCCGTCTGGTGGAACCTCAACGTCCAGGTCACCTACCCGATCGTCAACAGCAGCAACCACCCCGAGCTCGACGCCGTCACCGAGACCTTCCGGCGCGATCACGCGAACCTCGAGGTGTCCGTCCCGCCCGCCTACCGCGACGGCGACACCTACGCGCTCTCGCACCCGGGTGACTGGCGGCTGCGGCCCGGCGGCACGCGCTCGGTGGGCGTCCCCGGGACGACGTCCAAGACCGACCAGACCGGGAACCTGCTGTGGGGCCTGCACAACGTCTGGCTGGCCTACCGCCACCACCTGGACAAACGCATGCTCCGCGACGTCCTGTACCCGACGCTGGCGAAGGCGCTGAACTTCTACCGCCACTTCCTGGTCACCGGTCCGGACGGGTTCCTGCACCTGCCGCTGACCCGGTCGCCGGAGTACGCCGACGCGCCGGACTGCACCTACGACCTGTCGCTGATCCGGTGGGCGGCGCGCACGCTCGTCGACTCCGCCCGGATCCTCTGCCTGGACGAGCCGCGCGTGCCGATCTGGCAGGAAATCGGCGCGAAGCTCGTGCCGTACCACGAAGACCCCGCCGACGGCGTGCTGATCGGTGACGGCGTTCCCTTGGCCGCCTCCCACCGGCACTTCTCGCACCTGCTGTGGCTGTACCCGCTTCGGGAGAAGGTCTGGGACCGGGCGGGCGACCGCGACATCATGACGCGGACGTTCAAGCACTGGATCGCCGACCAGACGGCCTGGCACGGCTACAGCTACGCGGCCGCGTCGTCGATGAGCTCGGTGATGGACGCGCCCGAAGAAGCGTTGCGGTACCTGAAGTTCTTCCTCGACCGGAACGTCGTGGCCGACACCGAGCTGACCGCGAACACGATGTACCGCGAGGGCGCCAACTTCGCGATCGAAAGCCCGATCACCGCGGCCCAGTCCGTTGTGGACATGCTGATGCAGGGATCCGGCGGCGTGCTCAAGGTTTTCCCGTCGGTGTCGGCGACCTGGCGGGATGCCTCGATCTCCGGGCTGCGCGCGGAGGGCGCGTTCCTCGTGGACGCCTCCCGCCGCGACGGCCGGACGGAGTTCGTCCGCGTACACAGCGAGGCCGGTGCGCCGCTGGTGCTGCAGCACGGCGTCGGCGGGGACGTCGACGTCCGCGACGAGTACGGCAGGCAGCTGCCGTGGCGCGCAGCGGGCCCCGGGCGGATCGAGATCGGGCTGCGCCGCGGCGGCACCGCCGTCGTCACCCCGCGTGGTTCGCGGCCGGGCTTCGCGCCGCGGGACGTCCCCGCCCTCGGCCCGGCACCGGCCTGGGGCCTGCCGAGCTGA
- a CDS encoding M1 family metallopeptidase → MISKAPAPGADTSGDPYLPAHGNGGYRTRHYDLNLDYKVAPNRLSASAVITAEATQALSRVSFDFADFRINRVLVDGKPAKYLKRGAKLHVKPVKSIPAGAAFTVEVHYVGNPRPVGSRWGDVGWDELTDGALVASQPVGAPSWFPCNDHPSDKAAYRVSVTTASPYLVAVTGTLVERSTAASTTKWVYERREPTATYLMSVQIGRYDEVELTGRGWFPHTGVGLRRLSLGIGRASGQVESIFETVAQRAAVPPRLRRAFDRDFGRQGRMMEFLQRLFGPYPFAEYVIVVTDDDLDDPIEAQGMAIFGANHVDGRRTHERLVLHELAHQWFGNSLTVADWRHIWLNEGFATYAEWLWSEEVGGQSAAALARAWYTRIKAKPADVRIADPGVARMFDERVYKRGGLTLHALRAEIGDPAFFALLKSWAEEHRHGLVTTEAFVAAAEAHAGRSLSAFFTSWLYTPALPPLPGA, encoded by the coding sequence GTGATTTCGAAGGCTCCCGCTCCCGGCGCGGACACCTCCGGCGACCCCTACCTGCCCGCGCACGGCAACGGCGGCTACCGGACCCGGCACTACGACCTGAACCTCGACTACAAGGTCGCGCCGAACCGGCTGTCGGCCTCGGCGGTGATCACGGCCGAGGCGACGCAGGCGCTTTCCCGTGTCAGCTTCGACTTCGCCGACTTCCGGATCAACCGCGTGCTGGTCGACGGCAAGCCGGCGAAGTACCTCAAGCGCGGCGCGAAGCTGCACGTCAAGCCGGTGAAGTCGATCCCGGCGGGTGCCGCGTTCACCGTCGAGGTCCACTACGTCGGCAACCCCCGCCCGGTGGGGAGCCGCTGGGGTGACGTCGGCTGGGACGAGCTGACCGACGGCGCGCTGGTGGCGAGCCAGCCGGTCGGCGCGCCGTCGTGGTTCCCGTGCAACGACCACCCGTCGGACAAGGCCGCGTACCGGGTGAGCGTGACGACGGCGTCGCCGTACCTGGTCGCGGTCACCGGCACCCTGGTCGAACGGTCCACCGCGGCCAGCACCACGAAGTGGGTCTACGAACGGCGTGAGCCGACGGCGACGTACCTGATGAGCGTGCAGATCGGCCGCTACGACGAGGTCGAGCTGACCGGCCGCGGCTGGTTCCCGCACACGGGGGTGGGACTGCGCCGGCTGAGCCTCGGCATCGGGCGAGCGAGCGGCCAGGTGGAGTCGATCTTCGAAACCGTGGCGCAGCGGGCCGCCGTGCCGCCGCGGCTGCGTCGCGCGTTCGACCGCGACTTCGGGCGCCAGGGCCGCATGATGGAGTTCCTGCAGCGGCTGTTCGGCCCGTACCCCTTCGCCGAGTACGTCATCGTCGTCACCGACGACGACCTCGACGACCCGATCGAGGCGCAGGGCATGGCGATCTTCGGCGCCAACCACGTCGACGGCCGCCGCACCCACGAGCGGCTCGTGCTGCACGAGCTGGCCCACCAGTGGTTCGGCAACAGCCTGACCGTCGCCGACTGGCGGCACATCTGGCTGAACGAGGGCTTCGCGACCTACGCCGAGTGGCTGTGGTCGGAGGAGGTCGGCGGCCAGTCCGCCGCGGCGCTGGCCCGCGCCTGGTACACGCGCATCAAGGCCAAACCGGCGGACGTCCGCATCGCCGACCCGGGCGTGGCCCGGATGTTCGACGAGCGGGTCTACAAGCGCGGCGGCCTGACGCTGCACGCGCTGCGGGCGGAGATCGGCGACCCGGCGTTCTTCGCGCTGCTGAAGTCGTGGGCCGAGGAGCACCGGCACGGACTGGTCACGACGGAAGCGTTCGTGGCCGCGGCGGAAGCGCACGCGGGCCGCTCGCTGAGCGCGTTCTTCACCAGCTGGCTGTACACGCCGGCGTTGCCGCCGCTGCCGGGGGCCTAG